Genomic DNA from Methanofollis sp. W23:
GGATAGGTGGGTGGTCGGTGCTCGACTTCTTGCCCCTCGTCGGGATCGGGCGCCGGTGCTGCTTTACCCATCTTGTCTCATTGGCGAAGGGCGTTTTGGCGAGCATCCCGAGCACCTCGTCGAGATCGAGGGTCTTGGGGTAGACGGTGTTGTCGGTCCTCGGGTACGAGATGAACCCGTTCATGTACAGGTCCTCGGCGGTCCGCATCGCCTTTGATGCGGAGATCCCGATCCTGCCGGCGGCGACCAGGAGGGCGGTCGTGTCGAAGGGCGTCGGGGCCCGGTCGTGTTTGACCCCCTCTTTCACCTCGGTGACGGTGAGCGGTTCTTTTGTCTGTTCTTTTGCCCTGAACGCCTCGGTGCGGTCGGTGAACCGCCCGGTGGTGTGACGGAGTTCGAGGGGGGTGGCGTCCTTCTCGGTCTGGAGGGTGAGCATCCAGTAGGGCTCAGGGACAAAGGCGTCGATCTCTCGTTCGCGGTCGACGATCATCGCGAGCGTCGGGCTCTGGACCCGGCCGACCGAGAGGATATTGGCCCCTCCTCGCCTGGCGGCGATGGAGATGAACCTGGTGAGGGAGGCCCCCCAGACCAGGTCGATGATCTGGCGCGACTCGCCGGCCGCGGCCAGGGCGAAGTCGAGTTCGGTTGGGGCGGCAAAGGCCCGCCTGATCTCCTGCGGGGTGATGGCCGAGAACCTGGCCCTGAAGATCGGCACTTTCGGGTTGACCGCCTGCACCAGTTCCAGGGCTTCCTTGCCGATCAGTTCTCCCTCGGTATCGAAGTCGGTGGCGATGATGACCTGGTCGGCCTTCTTCGCCAGTTTCTGGAGGAGGGCGACGATCTTCTTCTCGGTCGGGCGTTTGACGGTGCCGGCGTCGATGAGGCTCCTTGGGGGGCGCTCTTTCGAACGCCAGTTCGCATACCCTGGTTCAAAGTCGACCTCGACGACGTGCCCTTTCAGCCCGACGACGGTGGTGTTGCCAAAGGAGTAGGTGTCCACTCCTCCCTGTTTCTTGGTGGTGACCTTCTGGTCTTCTGCCAGGATGGCCGCGACCCGCCGCGCCGAGATGTTCTTCTCTGCGACAATGAGGCGCACGGCCTACTTCCCCTCCTCGGTGGAGATGCGGGCCGCGATCATCGGCGTGATCTCTCTGGGGTCGGCCTTGCCCCTGGTCTTTTTCATCACCTGCCCGAGCAGGAAGTTGAGGGCGGTGGTCTTTCCGGCCTGGTAGTCAGCGACCGCCTGTTCGTTCTCGGCGATCACTTCGTCGACGACGGCGGCGAAGGCTGAGGCGTCGCCTTTGCCCAGGTTCTGTTCCCTGACATACTCAGAGGGCATCTTCGGGCTCCGTGCTTCGAGGACGGCGTCGAGGAGTTTTCTGAGGACGTCGACGGCGACCCGGTCGGTGACTTCTTCTGCGCCAGCGAGGTTGACGAGGTCGGCGAAGTGGTCGAGGGGCACCTTCGTGACCGACATGTCCCGGTAATTCAGTTCGCCAAGCAGGGTGTCGGCGGTCCAGGTGGCGGCGAGCACCGGGTCGGCCTTTGCGGCCAGCCCTTCGTAGAACTCGGCAAGACGGAGGTCGCCGGTGAGGGTCTTTGCGTGGTTGAGGGAGAGGGCGTACTGGTGCATGAACCGGTCGCGCCTGGCGTCAGGGAGTTCAGGGAGAGAGATCTCTGCGACCCAGTCCCGCACCCGCAGCGGGCGGAGGTCGGGTTCAGGGAAGTAGCGGTAGTCGGTCTCGGTCTCCTTGGTCCTGGCCGAGGTGGTGATCCCGCGGCCTTCATGGAAGTGGCGGGTCTCGCGCTCGACGCGGGCGCCGCGGCGGATGAGGCTCTTCTGTCTGGTGATCTCGAAGGTGAGCGCCTTCTCTACGCCCTTGTACGAGGTGATGTTCTTGACCTCGACCCGCTCAGAGCCTTTGATGGAAATGTTGGCGTCCACACGCAGGGCACCTTCGCGCTCGCCGTCGAAGACGCCGAGGTACTCCAGGGTGGCCCTGAGTTTGGTGAGGAACCGGCGCGCTTCCTTCGGCGACCTGAGGTCAGGTTCGGTGACGATCTCGATGAGCGGGATCCCGCTCCGGTTGTAGTCGACCAGGGTGTACCTCGCACGCCCTGCCCCGCCCATGTGCACGAGTTTGCCAGGGTCCTCTTCGAGGTGGATCCTGGTGATCCGCACTTTCTTCTCCTTGCCTGCGTCGTCCTCCATCTCGAGGATGCCCCGCTCGGCGAGGGGGCGGTCGTACATTGTGATCTGGTAGCCCTTCGGGAGGTCGGGGTAGAAGTAGTTCTTCCTGGCAAACTCCGACTCTTCGAGGACTTCGAGGTTGAGGGCCTTGGCGACCCTGAGGGCATACTCGATGGCCTTTTTGTTGACCATCGGCATTGCCCCTGGCAGCCCGAGGCAGACCGGGCAGACGTGGGTGTTCGGGCCGTCCTCTTTGTAGTCGGTCGAGCACCCGCAGAAGAGTTTGGTCTGCGTGTTCAACTGGCAGTGGATCTCGAGCCCGATGATGACGTCGGTGTGCTGCGTGCTCATGCCTGCACCTCCTCGAAGGCGGCGGCGGCATCGATGATCCGCTCCTCCTCGAAGTGTGGTCCGATGAGTTGCAGCCCGACCGGAAGGCCGTCGACGGTGCCGCAGGGGACCGAGATCGCCGGTACGCCGGCGAGGTTGGCCGGGACGGTGAGGATGTCGGCGAGATACATCGAGAGAGGGTCACTCTTCTCGCCGAGTTTGAAGGCGGTCGTCGGCATGGTCGGGCCGGCGACGACGTCGACGTCGGCGAAGAGGCGGGCGAAGTCGTCTCTTACGTTCTTCCTGGCTGCCTGGGCCTTGCCGTAGTATTTGCCGTAGTATCCGGCAGAGAGGGCGAAGGTTCCGAGCATGATCCGGCGGCGGACCTCGGCGCCGAAGCCTTCTTTGCGGTGGTCCTGGTAGGCGTCGTGCCAGGAGCGGATGGTATCCACACCAGGGCCGTACCTGACGCCGTCGAAGCGGGCCAGGTTCGAGGAGGCCTCGCAGGTGCAGGTGACGTAGTACGCGGCAAGGGCATGTTGCATGCTCGGCATCGTGCACTCGACGACCTCGGCGCCGAGTTCGGTGAACCTCTCGATGGCCGCTCGCACCTGTGCGGCGACGGCCGGGTCGACGCCTTTGCCGAAGAACTCGGCCGGCACGCCGATCCGCAGCTCCTTCACCTCAGTGGTGGGGGTGTGGTCGTACGGGCGGTCGAGGGAGGTGGCGTCGCGGGGGTCGTGGCCGGCGATGGCCGAGAAGAGTCGTGAAACGTCTCCGACGGTCCGCCCCATCGGTCCGACGCCTTCAAGCGAGTTGGCATAGGCGATGAGCCCGTACCTGGAGGTCCGGCCGTAGGTGGGTTTGAGCCCGACGATCCCACAGAAGGCGGCCGGGCACCGGATCGACCCGCCGGTGTCGGTGCCGAGGGCCATGTCGACGAGGCCGCCGGCGATGGCCGCGGCGCTCCCGCCCGACGACCCGCCAGGCACCCTGCTCTCGTCGACCGGGTTGGTGGTCGGACCATAGGCGCTCGACTCGGTCGTGGTCCCCATCCCGAACTCGTCCATGTTGGTCTTGCCGACGATGGCGGCCCCGGCCTCCTTGAGGAGGGTGACGACGTGGGCGTCGTACGGGGGGATGTAGCCCTTGAGGATCGCCGAACCGCAGGTGGTCTGTGTCCCGGCGGTGGAGATGTTGTCTTTGACGGCGACCCTGACCCCGGCAAGGGGTCCGTCGTCCTGGTGGTCTGCCTTCTGACAGACGGTGACGAAGGCGTTCCAGCGGTCTTCGGCGTCGAAGGTGACGACTCCCATTTAGAGCACCACCCGTGGGGCCTTGATGTACCCGTCTTCCGACTCCCCGGCGCTCTTCAGGGCGTCGTCGAGGGGGAGAGAGGCGACGACCTCGTCCTCCCTGAAGACGTTGGTCGTCCCTGCCTCAGGTCTTTCACCGACCTCCACCTGGTCGAGGAGGTCGAAATATTCCAGGATCGCGTTGAACTGTCCGGTAAACTCGGAGAGTTCTTCTTTCGAGATCCCGATATCTGCGAGTATTGCGATATGTGCTACCTCTGTTTCAGAAACCATGCATGTCCCTACCCATGTCAGATAAGTACCCTTGTACCGACTTTTTATAACCATTATGATACGGCCAGCAGCCGGATTTATTTTTTGTACTGGGGAAAACAAATACGTTCAAGCCGATATTTCCCTTTTACTCTGAAGGTTGAATCTCACATGGTAATAAAAGTGCCCGCTATGCGAATGGTAGGTGCGGTGCCGCATGCACTCATGGAAATGAATGGATTTGATGAGTTTGTTTGAATCTCTGGGACTGATTTATCTTCGGAGGAGGGACTGTCATCTGGTCGCCCCCGCGCAAGGGAGACCTGAGACCGGCACCTGGCCTTGTCGCTCCTGTCTTCATCATTGTGTCGTGGGGGTGAATCTCTCCAGGCGTGAGGGAACGAACGACTGAGATCCTGATGGGGGCATCTCGTGATACGACTGTGTAGAAACCCTCTGGACAACCATCTCTCCGGGGGGCTTGCTGCGCCACGATAGGTCGAGGACGGTAGCGTCCCTCTCATTGGTCGTTGATTTTGTCTTCCCGACCCCATCGTGGTCCCCGGGGTGCGGGCGGCACTCGCCCCCGGCGCGAGAGATGGGGGAAGGCAATTGAGTTACGGTCACACCAAGAGTTTCTGAGGGTTTCTACAGGGCCGTTTTGGGATATCTCCACAACCTGGATATCGAGTCCGCAGGGCCTCTTGGAAACCCTGTTCTGTTCAGCGTTCCTCTCCACCCAGCATTTTCAGGTAGTCACCGACCCGGCGGTGGCCGTTGCGGCGGGCAAGTTTCTGGATCGTCTTCCAGATCCCGCTGCCGTACTGCATCGCCTTCTTCTCTGCCATGGCGAATTCTCTAGGGATATGCTCTGCCGCGATCGTTCTCAGGGGCAACTTGCGCACCTCTCCCTTGATGAGGGAGGAGACAGGGAGGGCGCGGGCCGCCGCCACCACGCGCAGGTCGAGGTACGGGGGCGAGAATGCAGTACCATAAGAGGAGGCCACCGCCCGGTCCCTGGCCACCTGGCGGGGGAGGTCGAGGCGGTCGTGTTCGAGTGCGGCGGCGAGGTCAGGGCTTTCAAGGTAGCGGGCATACCCGCCGAAGAGTTCGTCGGCGCCCTGGCCGGTGAGCACCCGGGGGTACCCCTGGTCCCGCGCCCACCTCGCGACGAAGACCTCGGTCGCGGCGATGGAGGCGTCGACCGGGTTTGGGGCACCGAGGAGACCGACGGCCTCGCGGAGTGCCTCCTCGACCTCGGGCATGGTGACGGTCACGGCCTCGCACTCGATCCCGCAGGCACTGGCAAGCTCGAGGGCCAGGCGGTGGTCGTGAGAGTCTTCAAGCCCGACGACGACGGCCGGTCTCTCTGCAAGGGCGGCGACGAGTGCGGAGTCCACCCCGCCGGAGAGGGCGACGGCGGTCCTGTCGGTCGCCCTGAGTTCGACGGCGGTGAGGATCGCAGCCTCAAGGTTGCCGGGGGGGTGGACCTGATCGACGGTACCGACGACCTCGCCGCCGCAGGTGAGCGTGCCGGCCGGTGCGGGGCCGTCCCTGATCCCGAAGTGGTCCCGCGCCGCCCACTCCCCGTACCTCAGGAAAAACTCCCCGCCAAAGCAGGTGGGTGCGAAGGGGTCGGCTCCGACGGCCGCCCGCACCTCATCTTCAGAGAGGCGGTGCCCGTCCCTCTCCACCCACCCGTCGAGGGAAAACCCGTTCCTGCCATCCGCTCCTCTGCGACTCATTGCCGCTACGGTTGGGCGCCGGCCGATAAGATACCCGCGGATGGGGACGGAGGTATGGAAGAGAGAATAAGACCTGGGTGCTCGTGATCGGGGGAGTGCCCCAGGAGTAGAACCGAAC
This window encodes:
- the gatB gene encoding Asp-tRNA(Asn)/Glu-tRNA(Gln) amidotransferase subunit GatB, producing the protein MSTQHTDVIIGLEIHCQLNTQTKLFCGCSTDYKEDGPNTHVCPVCLGLPGAMPMVNKKAIEYALRVAKALNLEVLEESEFARKNYFYPDLPKGYQITMYDRPLAERGILEMEDDAGKEKKVRITRIHLEEDPGKLVHMGGAGRARYTLVDYNRSGIPLIEIVTEPDLRSPKEARRFLTKLRATLEYLGVFDGEREGALRVDANISIKGSERVEVKNITSYKGVEKALTFEITRQKSLIRRGARVERETRHFHEGRGITTSARTKETETDYRYFPEPDLRPLRVRDWVAEISLPELPDARRDRFMHQYALSLNHAKTLTGDLRLAEFYEGLAAKADPVLAATWTADTLLGELNYRDMSVTKVPLDHFADLVNLAGAEEVTDRVAVDVLRKLLDAVLEARSPKMPSEYVREQNLGKGDASAFAAVVDEVIAENEQAVADYQAGKTTALNFLLGQVMKKTRGKADPREITPMIAARISTEEGK
- the gatA gene encoding Asp-tRNA(Asn)/Glu-tRNA(Gln) amidotransferase subunit GatA, with product MGVVTFDAEDRWNAFVTVCQKADHQDDGPLAGVRVAVKDNISTAGTQTTCGSAILKGYIPPYDAHVVTLLKEAGAAIVGKTNMDEFGMGTTTESSAYGPTTNPVDESRVPGGSSGGSAAAIAGGLVDMALGTDTGGSIRCPAAFCGIVGLKPTYGRTSRYGLIAYANSLEGVGPMGRTVGDVSRLFSAIAGHDPRDATSLDRPYDHTPTTEVKELRIGVPAEFFGKGVDPAVAAQVRAAIERFTELGAEVVECTMPSMQHALAAYYVTCTCEASSNLARFDGVRYGPGVDTIRSWHDAYQDHRKEGFGAEVRRRIMLGTFALSAGYYGKYYGKAQAARKNVRDDFARLFADVDVVAGPTMPTTAFKLGEKSDPLSMYLADILTVPANLAGVPAISVPCGTVDGLPVGLQLIGPHFEEERIIDAAAAFEEVQA
- the gatC gene encoding Asp-tRNA(Asn)/Glu-tRNA(Gln) amidotransferase subunit GatC translates to MVSETEVAHIAILADIGISKEELSEFTGQFNAILEYFDLLDQVEVGERPEAGTTNVFREDEVVASLPLDDALKSAGESEDGYIKAPRVVL
- a CDS encoding asparagine synthase-related protein, which translates into the protein MSRRGADGRNGFSLDGWVERDGHRLSEDEVRAAVGADPFAPTCFGGEFFLRYGEWAARDHFGIRDGPAPAGTLTCGGEVVGTVDQVHPPGNLEAAILTAVELRATDRTAVALSGGVDSALVAALAERPAVVVGLEDSHDHRLALELASACGIECEAVTVTMPEVEEALREAVGLLGAPNPVDASIAATEVFVARWARDQGYPRVLTGQGADELFGGYARYLESPDLAAALEHDRLDLPRQVARDRAVASSYGTAFSPPYLDLRVVAAARALPVSSLIKGEVRKLPLRTIAAEHIPREFAMAEKKAMQYGSGIWKTIQKLARRNGHRRVGDYLKMLGGEER